AGGTTTCTTGATACCCGACAAATTCGTTTTTCTGTTTCTGGAGCTCATCGATCCGGGTGACTGCTTTTGAGCGTTTGGTCTTCAGTGCTAAAAACTCTTCAGAGCTGATATTGGTATTCCCGGCTTCTTTCAGCTCTTCACTCAGTTTTCTTTCGATCTCAGCAAACTCATCAACCATCCCCTTGCGGATTGCTTTCATCTCTGTTTGAAGATCGGTCAGCTGTTTTTGGACAGCGGGATTGTCCTGCTCCCAAACCTTCAATTGCGCAATCAAGGAAAGATATTTGGTTTCCAGAATGGTCTTCAGCTTCTCAAACAATTCAGCATTGTGCTTGGACACATAATCCTTTTGGGAGGACAAAGTGCTTTCATGGCCGGTAGATATATTGCTGATATCCTGAGAGAAACGATCAATCGCGTCAATTGTCGCATCGATCTGTTTTACATCCGAATCGAAGTCGAGTCGCTTTTGGAGCTTCTCTTCAACTTTGTGGTCTGCATAAAATTTCAGTTGATGGTCGGCATCCTTCATGATGTCGTTCTGTTCCTTTATCTGGTCATCCAATTCCAATCCGCTGATGAGGTTGCGGACGGCATCAATAACCTTTACCTTTTGAGTAGATATCTTTTGCAGAACCTCATCCCGCTTCGACCCCAACAGCTTGTTTACCAAGTCCTTTTCAAAACCTTCCCCGGTACTGGATAGATCTTTCTGACCAAAGTATATGGGCTTTCTGAGAATAGATTCCCTTATTGCCACCCCCTGCAGAAGCTGACCGCTATCTTCGACGCTGGTATCCTCGCCATAAACCTTCGAAATTGTGTAAGCCTTGCCATGACGGTCGACGACATCCATCTCAATCTTGCCGCCACTTCCCATGGTGTATTTGACAAGACCTTCTTTGTATTTCTTGTCGCCAGACTTTTCACCGACAGGAATTTCCAGCACATAGCGTATCACCTCAAGAATTGAAGATTTTCCGCTACCTCGAATTCCAATCATGGTGTTGAGTTCGGGAGAAAAATGGATCTGCTTTCCTGCTAAGGTGCCACCGATAAAGCGGATATTTTGAATGCGGGAGTGCCCGTGCTGAACAGGATCGGTTGCAACACGGCTATCCTTGTCCACAAGGGCAAATTTTACGGCATCAAAGGAGAAGGCTCCCAGCTTGAGATAGCACGACTTTTCGTTGCCTATGTCTTCGATGGATTTACAGTCAGAGCCTTCAAGTTCTGCTGGATACCATCCACCAAGCCAGTCTTTTATCTTGGTTCTGCAAACCTTATCTGATTTGTCATGTGTTCGGACCTTCTGAAACCCAAGAGTCCTGCTGCGTACTGTTTCATATCTTTTATTCTTAAAATCACCGAGCTTTCCTCCGCCCATTTCATACCACAACCCACTTTTCTGTTCTACATGGGCAAAAATGAGGAAGTAGTCACGGCCTGTTTTCTCCAATTCTTCAACAACCTGTAGTATGTTCTTGTCGCTTCTTCCATTTTCATTCTGGTACTCTGATTCAGCTTTCCCGGGGAACATGGTAGTAATGAAGGGCGATATGTAATCATTACCGTTTTCCAGCCATTGATCACTAAAGACAATCAATGTATGAACGCCGTTTGAGCCATCATTTACGGACAATTCAACCCCCGGAAGCAGGCAGATTTCCTTTTTAGAAGCCGTCTTCTTTAGGGACTTGAATTCAGCCGTATCAAACTTGTTATGATTGGCAATTACGCCGAGTCTGATCTGGGCCTTTTCCAGCCCTTCAACATAATTCGAGAAGTAGTAATCCTCACTGTCAGAATACTTGAACTCCTTGTCCGCTTTTGTATGGAGATGAAAATCGGCCCGGAGCCATGTCGCGCCGGATCGAAAAACTTCATATTCCTTTTGTTCTGTAGACATGATCAGCTCTCCTACCAGTCCGCGTTGAGGTACTTTTTGAGTTGTCCTGCATTGAGCACCTCGTAAGGGATCATCTTCTTTTTCTGCAGGGGAGCGATGTTTTTGCCGACGCCATCATCCAGAATTGGGTTGTAGCCTTCGGCCAGCAACTCATCGATCTTGGCTTTGAAGGCTTCGATCTCTTTGAGCTGGCGGAAGATGCGGTCCTTTTCATTCTGGGCATCGGCGCTTTCATTGCCGGAGAGGTCGCTCTGACGGTTGACCAGTGATCGCTCCCGGTGCTCGATATAGACCGAGCGCAGGCGCATCAGCTTGTCGCGGCTCCATTTGTAAATGATGATGTAGCAGTCAAAGCCCTGTTCCGGCCCGCTGGAGAGATGCCAGATAAACGGCGTCTTGGGCAGGTACATAAACAGGTTCAGATGGTCGGAGAGCTCCGCAAAGAAATATTTGTTCAGATACTCATGGATCGAGCGACCAAGGACCGAATCGAAGCTGGAGTACTGTGCCGAGCTGAAGCCTTTTTCACGGAATTTTTCCTCGATGCGGTCCAGCAGCACCTTTTCCCCGGCATTAGGCACCAGCGGGATAATGCCGTCTTCATCCTCCATGAGGATTTCCCGAACCATATCGGCCAGAAACTCCATGGCCAGCGTATGCATCCGCTGCTGCGGGATTACATTGCTCTGCTTGAACCAGTACCACACGTTGATTGGATTGATCTGATGGCGAATACAGAACTCCTCCAGATCGTTGTTGTTCTGATAGAGGTTTCCAAATCCGTTTTCAATGGCATCTCGTTCTTCTGCGGTAAACTTTTTGATAGGTAGGGCTTCTATAAACGCCCGAATAGCATCAATAGGGAATTCTTTGGTTACCTCTGTTTCAGCCAAATAAGAATCCCGAGCTTCGGAGCTAACTGGTAGACCACCGATGCTTACACCTTCTTTGGCCAGGACCATCGCTTTGTCATGTTCAGTTAGGTCATAGATCTCGAATATCTTTTCATTGATGATAGTCTCGTTGATGAGGATCTGTGCTCGGAAATGATTCTCACGATTTAACGACCTATTAACTGAAGACTTCCAGTCGCCATTTTTGAGCGACAAAAGAGGGCTTGTTGTAAATTCTCCATCAAACAATTCTGTTGCACGTATCGCTGTAGCTATTGAAACGTTTCTTTGTGATAAAAACTCAATTAGGTTTTCATGAGTTGAATCTGGAATTGCGAAAGGAACCCTTTCAACGTCGCCAACTTGCTTGTTTACCGTCGGATTTAAACATTCAATTACATACTTTGAAAATGGCGAATTGAAAAACGCCAGTATGTATGAATTATTCTTGTATTTGTTTATAGGGAATATCGAGCTACCGCCGACATCGAAGATACATCCTTTTGGTAACAGTCTGTATGAAGGTCCCTTAGATCCAGATGCGGAGTATGTTATACCTTCTTTAAAATAGACGGCTTCGTTTTGCGGACGGGATTTTTGTTTTCCTTTATCATCAGTATAATTTTTTATGTCTCGCCCATCTGACTTCCAGTTAACCATAAGCCATAAATTGCCGGACCACTTCTTGTATGGTCCTCCTTTGGCATAGTATACCCAGTCATCGTTATTAATATTCTTATCAGAGGAAGATAGTTCCCACCAAAATCTTAAAAATCGGTTATTGTTAGCTGTTGCCAGTCCTTGGCAATTTTTCAGAAGGTCTTTTACGGATTCTTTTTTGAATTTCTCCCGGAACTCGTCAGATATCCAGTAGATGAAGGGCCAAGATTTGATGACCTTTAGCTTGGACTGAGGGAGGGTGTAGTTATGCTCATTTTCAGTGTCACTGATATGGTCATCAAGGGCCTGTAGGCAGAAATCCTTTTTATATTTTTCATTTGGAGTTCGCGTGTACTGATCCAGAGATACGAACCAAGCATCTCGGCCTTTCGATGATCCTTTTTCCAACACATAAAAAGCAGGGTCGACCATGATCGCCCCGAATAGATTGCTTAAGCTATAATCGACAAAAACATTGATATGTGTTTTATCGATCATGAATTTTCGGACATCCTCAAATGTTTTGATAAACATGAATGTTCGAGGATGTATCATTGCAACCTTGCCATGCTCTCCGGACAACTCGAAACACCGCTTGATGAAGGTGGCGTAGAGGTTCGTGTGGAATTTGTACGGCTTCTTATAGTTGTCCTCAATAAACTCCTTAAGCTCTGGACCAAAATCACCACTGTCCGTATAGGGCGGATTTGCCGTGGCCACATCGTACTCGGTGGTGAGTAGTTCAAGGAAGGTGATAGCATCCCGAGTCTTGCTGGTTAGGAAAGTGCTGCCCTGAGCCTGAGCGTATTGCTCGACCGCTGTTTTCAAGTTTGTGAAGAAAGTCGCGGCAAAGTCCTTGTACGCCGCAATCTCCATGGCGGTAAACAACTCCGGCTGAGCTGAGCTCTGTTTGGCTTCCAGCATCTTCAGTTTGGCTTTGATCTTTTCGTCGAGACGAATGAGTGAGCCGAACTTGTAGGCATACTGCAGGTCGTTCCAGATCTCGGCAATCAGCTCCTGCTGGCTTTTGTCCAGCGTGGTGCCTTCGGTAAAGATGTGCTCAACGGCTTCATATTCCGGCAGGTAAAAATCGGAAGAAACCACGTTGAAGGCCAGTTCGCCAATGGTGCGGCGCTTCTTCTTGGCCTTGATAAACAGCCCGAGCTGGGCCAGCTGAACCGCCCGGTCATCCAGATCGATGCCGTGCAGGTTGTTTTCGATAATCAGCTTGGGGATCTCTTTTTCGTCGTAATCCGCGCCGTAATTATCGATCTGATCAACATAGAGCTCATAGAAGAAATCAAAGGCATAAAGCAGGAAGTTGCCCGATCCGCACGCCGGGTCAATGGCTTTGACCTTATACATCGGTTTAGGCTTCCGCTCCTGTGTCTGCGGTGCGTTGGCAATCTTGTAGCGACGCTTAATCTCGGAATCCGGATACATTTCCAGATAGAGTTTCCCCAGTGAGTTTTCCACCAGAAACTGGACTACCCAGCGAGGTGTATAGACCTGTGACTGCAGGGACACCTTGTTGTATTCGGTCTTGTCGCCGCTGTCTTTGTGAGCCTTTTTCTTGACGTTGTTGTAGCTCTCATACATCCAGCCGAGCACATCGTCGCTCTGCCAGATGTCGCTGCCCACCTGGCTATCCTTTTCCACCGCGTTAAAGGCATCGATGATCTCATTGAGACTGATGGCATCGGGCAGCAAGGCATAGGGATAGGCTTTGCTGTAAAGCGGAAGCGTCTCACCCAGTTCGTCAAAAGCGGTCTTCAGGTATTCACGGATACCTTCCAGCTCTTCCGAACGCATGTGAGGGTTCATTTCCAGCCATGCCTTATGGCCGAAAGAGCGGTCCCCGTGCTCCGGCTGTTTGGTCAGAACCGGCGGAAACAATGCGGCAGCCTCCATGACTTTGACGGCTGCCAGTCGGTTAAACAGGGTAAAGGTAAGTTCATCGATGAGTTTTTCCCGGGCGTGTTCGTAATCGCCGGTTTCCCCGATATGGTTTTCAAGCATCTCCTCGAAGCGCAGCCGTTTGGGCCTGACATCTCCAGGGAGTTTTTCGATGTCCAGCTGCTTGGTTTTACCGATCCCCAGCCGGGCGAAATGTTTATCAAAAGCCGCCTCAATGAGGTCTCGGAGCTTATCTACATGTTCTGGTAATTTCATCTGCTAACATCCTGTCATAAAGTTTCTATATCCAGCTCGATCTCTTCATCCGGTCTGGCAGCGGCCAGTGACGTGAGCTGAGACGTAAGGAGCGATTTGTATTTCTGTACCGTCATGACCTTGCTGGTCACCTGAAAGTGTACTTTGCGCGGTTTCTTAGGAGCCGGAGGCTGATCCGGAGAACCGCCCCCAGTATCCGGTTCCGGTTTGGGTGCTTCGGCAATAAATCCGCTTTGAAGAATCAGGAGCTCGTTATCCTTGGTGGGAGCCAGCGCCGTGTAGTTCAGAATATCCGAAAGTGAGTAGCCGCAGTTTTTACAGGTGATGGCATATTCCAGCACCGGTTCTTTAATGATCCGGCCCGAGCAGTAACGCTTGAGCTCGTCCAGCTTTCTCTGGTTCTGAACATTCAAGTCGGCCGGGTAGCCTTTTAAAGTCCTGAGAGCTGCATCGACTTTGCCGTTAAGCAGCTGGTATTCATGGCTCATACCGGCTGCGGCGTTCTTGATCAGCTTGTAATAGCTGTCTTTGACGATCTGCACCTGCTGCTGCAGGCTGCCAAAGTTTTTGACCATGTCCTGCTTGTACAGGCGGTTAAACTCTTCGTGTGCTTCCTTGATACTGTTGTCGGTCCGATCCGCCTTTTTGAGTTCACTCACCACCTCTTCGATGAAGCGTTTGAACTCCCTGACTTTGGAGAAGTTCTTTTTGATAAACTTCTGCGCCTTCAGGATGGTTTGGATGGCACTGGAAAACTGATCGCTGTTGGTCAGCAGGTATTCGACTTTTTCGATGTAATTGCTTTCCGTGACCTTGCCGCCATAGCTCAGTAAGGTTTGCTTTTGATTTGCGACTGTCGGGAACAAAGATTCAAATCCATCAACCGTATCACCCAGCGTTGTTAGTGCGCCGATGAAATGATCGGCCATGTGTCTGATACTGTCTGCCAGATCAAAGTCGTTGGTGTTCCAGTCCACCTTGCGCCCGGCATGGGATTCAATTTCCAGATCCATCAGCAACTGGACCGCCTGATTTTTCTGGGCGGCAGTCAGCGTGGCGGTAATGGATTTAAACGATGCAGACTTGAACTTGGTGGCATTGGTAAAGGCTTCCTGAATGCCGCTCTGCTCATGGGAGAACCAAGTATCCCCATTGTATTTGACTGACAGGCGACCGGCACGCAAGAGCGCGGCTAAGGTTGAAACGATAGTTCCGAAAGAATAGCCCCACGGTGCGCCGGAAAGGTCAGATTCGAGTGTGCGGCCGTCAACGTAGCGGCTCTTGATCTTGGCATTGATCTCTTCAACCACTTTCAGGTGATCGCCGGTAAAGTTGCCGTGGCTGTCGAAAAATTTGAAGTCATCTCCGGAAAACAAGCGGCTCAAGCCTTCCCTACGAGTGCTGAAAATTTTGGATACCAGACTTTCAGACAGACCGGAGGCCAGACGCTTTGTATAAATGTTTTTGATGAGCTTTCGCTGCAATTCGCTAATGGTGCCTTTGAAGGTATCCGCGTTGAGCAGGTTCTCATCAAACATGTAGATCAACGAGGCATTGCGATATGCCTTTTCAATTTTGACCCGGAGTTCCTTTTCCTTCTCTTCCCGGATAATGGAAAAGTCACGGATGATCTGCCGCTTGGCCGGATCTGACTCATTGGAGTATTTCTCTTCCATGTAGGAGTAGCGACTGACTTCACCAATCAATTTGTCGATCAGGGTGAACTCTTTGTTGTCCGGCACCAGTGTGATGAGATCCTTCTGATACTGGGTCTCCAGCTTGAGGTTCTCAATGAAGTCCTGCCGATTCTCACTGATATTAAAAAGGCTGTAGACCGTCAGTTTCAGCTGCTTGCTGCCCGGACCTGTCAGCTCGTCATCCTGATCAGACAGGACGCTGAATTTAAAACTGTCCGTGCCATCATTGAAGGTAGCCACCGGAGTAAACAGTTTGTAGTCCTTGATGCAGTTGATCAGTGAGCGTTTTTTGCTGAAAAGCTCGACATCAAAGTCCTTCATCTCCTCAAGGAGCTTGCCCTCAAGATCGGATGTTATTTTGTAGTTGTTGTTCGAAAGCAGAAGCACCTTGGCTTCAAGCAGCAATGCAAGCGCCTCCTCAATGACCGGTTTGACATCGTAGTAGGTGGTAATGTCCGAGATGTAGCTCTTGGTTATATTTTCCACGGTCGGCGACACAACTTCGGAATCTGCCAACAAGTGAATGGTCTTCAGCAGCTTTTCAC
This is a stretch of genomic DNA from Akkermansia sp. N21116. It encodes these proteins:
- a CDS encoding TrlF family AAA-like ATPase, which encodes MSTEQKEYEVFRSGATWLRADFHLHTKADKEFKYSDSEDYYFSNYVEGLEKAQIRLGVIANHNKFDTAEFKSLKKTASKKEICLLPGVELSVNDGSNGVHTLIVFSDQWLENGNDYISPFITTMFPGKAESEYQNENGRSDKNILQVVEELEKTGRDYFLIFAHVEQKSGLWYEMGGGKLGDFKNKRYETVRSRTLGFQKVRTHDKSDKVCRTKIKDWLGGWYPAELEGSDCKSIEDIGNEKSCYLKLGAFSFDAVKFALVDKDSRVATDPVQHGHSRIQNIRFIGGTLAGKQIHFSPELNTMIGIRGSGKSSILEVIRYVLEIPVGEKSGDKKYKEGLVKYTMGSGGKIEMDVVDRHGKAYTISKVYGEDTSVEDSGQLLQGVAIRESILRKPIYFGQKDLSSTGEGFEKDLVNKLLGSKRDEVLQKISTQKVKVIDAVRNLISGLELDDQIKEQNDIMKDADHQLKFYADHKVEEKLQKRLDFDSDVKQIDATIDAIDRFSQDISNISTGHESTLSSQKDYVSKHNAELFEKLKTILETKYLSLIAQLKVWEQDNPAVQKQLTDLQTEMKAIRKGMVDEFAEIERKLSEELKEAGNTNISSEEFLALKTKRSKAVTRIDELQKQKNEFVGYQETLLKEVKALNDLWHEEFLLIKSELEKIEKESSSITIDSNYKGDKAHFVDTMKEYCKGSGLRDTTFQGIASQYSDFASIYKDMETAKQYFGSNPQLFTDRFLANLESALTYQVPNKFIIKYRGKELQHHSLGQRASALILFVLSLKENDVIIIDQPEDDLDNQTIYEDVIKLIRDMKPGVQFIFATHNPNIPVLGDAELVHACSFMDEKVTVQSGSVDAQDTQKTIVNIMEGGQEAFNRRKEIYKIWKP
- the brxC gene encoding BREX system P-loop protein BrxC, which produces MTKINEILTLDLQEDIKNVIDLEDRSELEIQQEIESYIVTEGIGRHLYNFTNQFTSNIKETGVWLSGFYGSGKSYFGKMLGYIIDNPTINGTPARERFIPRLKGVSDESLIENSIRNLEAINSRVVFLDVAKQNTDRGLAFTLFANLLKNLGFRDDIYGYMEFDLFIDGKLDEFKGKAKSLEGQEWDELKTSNRLVARVMRKVFAEMGYSEADYADTQKVYSSAIEDFSASKFKAELEKYLKARPDETLVFVFDEASEAISQKKFTLLDLEGISEALSSISNKVWTIAIAQEKLDDVINNANVNRSQLTKVTDRFKTKVHLESTEVDVIIRSRLLHKTDAGHKQLADYHKKNEGLVSDATNLKSSFPTKTADADEFATYYPFHKYQFDILQKFLFSSNALVATQIAARGMIITTFDVLRKQMREKELYSFTPGYAICTEAQTAPPIGLVNKYDTAKKILNERGSTVDGEKLLKTIHLLADSEVVSPTVENITKSYISDITTYYDVKPVIEEALALLLEAKVLLLSNNNYKITSDLEGKLLEEMKDFDVELFSKKRSLINCIKDYKLFTPVATFNDGTDSFKFSVLSDQDDELTGPGSKQLKLTVYSLFNISENRQDFIENLKLETQYQKDLITLVPDNKEFTLIDKLIGEVSRYSYMEEKYSNESDPAKRQIIRDFSIIREEKEKELRVKIEKAYRNASLIYMFDENLLNADTFKGTISELQRKLIKNIYTKRLASGLSESLVSKIFSTRREGLSRLFSGDDFKFFDSHGNFTGDHLKVVEEINAKIKSRYVDGRTLESDLSGAPWGYSFGTIVSTLAALLRAGRLSVKYNGDTWFSHEQSGIQEAFTNATKFKSASFKSITATLTAAQKNQAVQLLMDLEIESHAGRKVDWNTNDFDLADSIRHMADHFIGALTTLGDTVDGFESLFPTVANQKQTLLSYGGKVTESNYIEKVEYLLTNSDQFSSAIQTILKAQKFIKKNFSKVREFKRFIEEVVSELKKADRTDNSIKEAHEEFNRLYKQDMVKNFGSLQQQVQIVKDSYYKLIKNAAAGMSHEYQLLNGKVDAALRTLKGYPADLNVQNQRKLDELKRYCSGRIIKEPVLEYAITCKNCGYSLSDILNYTALAPTKDNELLILQSGFIAEAPKPEPDTGGGSPDQPPAPKKPRKVHFQVTSKVMTVQKYKSLLTSQLTSLAAARPDEEIELDIETL
- the pglX gene encoding BREX-1 system adenine-specific DNA-methyltransferase PglX: MKLPEHVDKLRDLIEAAFDKHFARLGIGKTKQLDIEKLPGDVRPKRLRFEEMLENHIGETGDYEHAREKLIDELTFTLFNRLAAVKVMEAAALFPPVLTKQPEHGDRSFGHKAWLEMNPHMRSEELEGIREYLKTAFDELGETLPLYSKAYPYALLPDAISLNEIIDAFNAVEKDSQVGSDIWQSDDVLGWMYESYNNVKKKAHKDSGDKTEYNKVSLQSQVYTPRWVVQFLVENSLGKLYLEMYPDSEIKRRYKIANAPQTQERKPKPMYKVKAIDPACGSGNFLLYAFDFFYELYVDQIDNYGADYDEKEIPKLIIENNLHGIDLDDRAVQLAQLGLFIKAKKKRRTIGELAFNVVSSDFYLPEYEAVEHIFTEGTTLDKSQQELIAEIWNDLQYAYKFGSLIRLDEKIKAKLKMLEAKQSSAQPELFTAMEIAAYKDFAATFFTNLKTAVEQYAQAQGSTFLTSKTRDAITFLELLTTEYDVATANPPYTDSGDFGPELKEFIEDNYKKPYKFHTNLYATFIKRCFELSGEHGKVAMIHPRTFMFIKTFEDVRKFMIDKTHINVFVDYSLSNLFGAIMVDPAFYVLEKGSSKGRDAWFVSLDQYTRTPNEKYKKDFCLQALDDHISDTENEHNYTLPQSKLKVIKSWPFIYWISDEFREKFKKESVKDLLKNCQGLATANNNRFLRFWWELSSSDKNINNDDWVYYAKGGPYKKWSGNLWLMVNWKSDGRDIKNYTDDKGKQKSRPQNEAVYFKEGITYSASGSKGPSYRLLPKGCIFDVGGSSIFPINKYKNNSYILAFFNSPFSKYVIECLNPTVNKQVGDVERVPFAIPDSTHENLIEFLSQRNVSIATAIRATELFDGEFTTSPLLSLKNGDWKSSVNRSLNRENHFRAQILINETIINEKIFEIYDLTEHDKAMVLAKEGVSIGGLPVSSEARDSYLAETEVTKEFPIDAIRAFIEALPIKKFTAEERDAIENGFGNLYQNNNDLEEFCIRHQINPINVWYWFKQSNVIPQQRMHTLAMEFLADMVREILMEDEDGIIPLVPNAGEKVLLDRIEEKFREKGFSSAQYSSFDSVLGRSIHEYLNKYFFAELSDHLNLFMYLPKTPFIWHLSSGPEQGFDCYIIIYKWSRDKLMRLRSVYIEHRERSLVNRQSDLSGNESADAQNEKDRIFRQLKEIEAFKAKIDELLAEGYNPILDDGVGKNIAPLQKKKMIPYEVLNAGQLKKYLNADW